One window from the genome of Salvelinus sp. IW2-2015 linkage group LG30, ASM291031v2, whole genome shotgun sequence encodes:
- the LOC111955209 gene encoding zinc finger protein 182: MELGNVMLDIEQVVLGEEVMTSATASTIKPQTVPAIQPYQHDSLQCFQCFITFCNAKAKERHMRKSHREEYKQSLQQTDTLFTCYVCDRTFSSSEELTQHQTSHSLEDKPFRCPHCQGSFRTFSELTLHRRQLCKERQCVCKECGMVFRGPNQLRTHRLTQHPQPLEEEDDDTKTHRCGKCGRGFEAEVDLVLHQENFAGDQHCDAKVPAKKRGRPPKKVAEAANGEKSGEAEEGGDESVAKRGKGPGRPPKEELQIPCPEAECDLTFSSVALLRAHKKEKHGRPPQXRKAHPCSECEESYARLEQLKAHMARAHSSGRHNCPTCGKSFSRESNLKAHQKTHTEGEEATDKEKR, from the exons ATGGAGTTGGGTAATGTTATGTTGGACATAGAGCAGGTCGTTCTGGGGGAAGAGGTGATGACCAGTGCCACAGCGTCCACCATCAAGCCACAGACTGTTCCTGCTATCCAACCCT ATCAGCATGACAGCCTACAGTGTTTTCAATGCTTCATTACATTTTGTAATGCCAAGGCCAAGGAGAGGCACATGAGAAAGAGCCATCGTGAGGAATACAAGCAGTCACTCCAACAG ACCGATACRCTGTTCACCTGTTATGTGTGCGATCgtaccttctcctcctctgaggagctgaCACAGCACCAGACCTCACACAGCCTGGAAGACAAGCCCTTCCGCTGCCCCCACTGCCAGGGAAGCTTCCGGACCTTCTCTGAG TTGACACTCCACCGGCGACAGCTGTGCAAGGAGCGGCAGTGTGTGTGCAAGGAATGTGGCATGGTATTCCGGGGCCCAAACCAGTTACGCACCCACCGCCTCACCCAGCACCCCCAGCCActggaagaggaggatgatgacaCCAAGACTCACCGTTGTGGCAAGTGTGGCCGCGGRTTTGAGGCGGAGGTGGATCTTGTGCTGCATCAGGAGAACTTTGCGGGTGATCAGCATTGCGATGCAAAGGTCCCGGCCAAAAAACGTGGCCGACCTCCCAAGAAAGTGGCTGAGGCAGCAAACGGAGAGAAGAGCGGAGAAGCTGAGGAGGGGGGAGACGAGTCTGTGGCAAAAAGAGGGAAAGGACCGGGGCGACCCCCTAAGGAGGAGCTCCAAATTCCCTGTCCTGAAGCTGAGTGTGACCTCACCTTCTCCTCTGTTGCCCTTCTCCGGGCCCACAAGAAGGAGAAGCACGGGCGGCCGCCTCAACYTCGCAAGGCTCACCCCTGCTCTGAGTGTGAAGAGAGCTATGCCCGGCTGGAGCAGCTCAAAGCCCACATGGCCAGGGCTCACAGCTCTGGCCGACACAACTGCCCCACCTGCGGCAAGAGCTTTAGTCGGGAGAGCAACCTAAAGGCACACCAGAAGACACAcactgagggagaagaggcaacAGACAAAGAAAAGAGATAA